The sequence ACTCTGTTTTTTCATTGCCTGTTATTGTTGGTGCCTTAGGTTTTTTTGTTGATATCTACGATTTGTTATTATTTAATATTGTAAGAATAAAAAGTTTACATGAGCTACATGTACCTGATAATGTTGCAAAAGAGTTTGGCGAAAATGTTATCAGTTGGCAAATGCTCGGGCTTGTTATTGGCGGTATTGCATGGGGTATAATGGGCGATAAAAAAGGAAGAAAAAGTGTTTTGA is a genomic window of Thermococcus sp. M36 containing:
- a CDS encoding MFS transporter, with the translated sequence MQQKQYSVFSLPVIVGALGFFVDIYDLLLFNIVRIKSLHELHVPDNVAKEFGENVISWQMLGLVIGGIAWGIMGDKKGRKSVL